One genomic window of Magnolia sinica isolate HGM2019 chromosome 3, MsV1, whole genome shotgun sequence includes the following:
- the LOC131240823 gene encoding high mobility group B protein 14 has product MKGKQSSGNKNKQIAKVQSKPKKKAVKKKIDERNKPKKPPTAFFYFLEDFRKVYQEEHPEVKSMRDIGKACGEKWKTMIFEEKVQYYDIATEKRAEFDKAMTEYIKRKESGEDEELEESDYYE; this is encoded by the exons ATGAAGGGGAAGCAAAGCAGCGGTAATAAGAACAAACAGATAGCGAAGGTGCAGTCCAAGCCAAAGAAAAAAGCTGTAAAGAAGAAGATAGACGAACGCAACAAACCTAAGAAACCCCCAACCGCCTTCTTCTACTTCTT GGAAGATTTCCGTAAGGTCTACCAAGAGGAGCACCCAGAAGTCAAATCAATGCGCGAT ATCGGCAAGGCATGTGGAGAGAAGTGGAAAACAATGATTTTTGAG GAAAAGGTTCAGTATTATGATATAGCCACTGAAAAGCGAGCAGAATTTGACAAGGCCATGACGGAATATATCAAGAGAAAG GAAAGTGGAGAGGACGAGGAGTTGGAGGAATCTGACTACTATGAGTAA